Proteins from one Deinococcus actinosclerus genomic window:
- the fumC gene encoding class II fumarate hydratase: MTTYRKESDTMGTLDVDASRYWGAQTERSIHNFPIGRDTFVWGRPVIRALGILKKGAAQANADLGELPRDVADLIVQAADEVIAGTLDEHFPLVVFQTGSGTQSNMNANEVISNRAIEIAGGELGSKKPVHPNDHVNRGQSSNDTFPTAMHIAVVLELNERLYGSVGKLRDTLHAKAQEHAGLVKVGRTHLQDATPITLGQEIGGWVAQLDYALAEVRHAGEGLLELAIGGTAVGTGLNAHPQFGDLAAKKYAEETGFAFRSAENKFAALSAHDALVQTSAALRTLAGALMKMANDVRWLASGPRNGIGEITIPENEPGSSIMPGKVNPTQSEAMTMVATRVFGNDATVAFAGSQGNFQLNVFKPVMVHAVLESIRLISDACLAFNDNCAVGIEPNVEKIEHNLSINLMQVTALNKHIGYDKAAAIAKKAHKEGSSLKEAALALGYVTEDEFAQWVVPLDMTHS, from the coding sequence ATGACGACCTACCGCAAAGAGTCGGACACGATGGGCACCCTGGACGTGGATGCCAGCCGTTACTGGGGCGCGCAGACGGAGCGCAGCATCCACAACTTCCCGATCGGCCGCGACACGTTCGTGTGGGGCCGGCCCGTGATCCGCGCGCTGGGCATCCTGAAGAAGGGCGCGGCGCAGGCGAACGCGGACCTGGGTGAACTGCCGCGCGACGTGGCGGACCTGATCGTGCAGGCGGCGGACGAGGTGATCGCCGGAACGCTCGACGAGCATTTCCCGCTGGTGGTGTTCCAGACCGGGTCGGGCACGCAGAGCAACATGAACGCGAACGAGGTCATCAGCAACCGCGCCATCGAGATCGCGGGCGGCGAGCTGGGCAGCAAGAAGCCGGTGCACCCGAACGATCACGTCAACCGCGGTCAGAGCAGCAACGACACCTTCCCGACCGCCATGCACATCGCGGTGGTGCTGGAACTGAACGAACGCCTGTACGGCAGCGTGGGCAAGCTGCGCGACACCCTGCACGCCAAGGCGCAGGAGCACGCGGGTCTGGTGAAGGTGGGGCGCACGCACCTGCAGGACGCCACGCCCATCACGCTGGGTCAGGAGATCGGCGGCTGGGTCGCGCAGCTGGACTACGCGCTGGCCGAGGTGCGGCACGCGGGTGAGGGCCTGCTGGAGCTGGCGATCGGCGGCACGGCGGTGGGCACCGGCCTGAACGCGCACCCGCAGTTCGGTGATCTGGCCGCGAAGAAGTACGCCGAGGAGACCGGTTTCGCGTTCCGCAGCGCGGAGAACAAGTTCGCGGCCCTCAGCGCGCACGACGCCCTGGTGCAGACCAGCGCGGCCCTGCGGACCCTGGCGGGCGCGCTGATGAAGATGGCGAACGACGTGCGCTGGCTCGCCAGCGGGCCCCGCAACGGCATCGGGGAGATCACCATTCCCGAGAACGAACCCGGCAGCTCCATCATGCCCGGCAAGGTGAACCCCACCCAGAGTGAAGCGATGACGATGGTCGCCACGCGCGTGTTCGGCAACGACGCGACCGTGGCGTTCGCGGGCAGCCAGGGGAACTTCCAGCTGAACGTGTTCAAGCCGGTGATGGTGCACGCCGTGCTGGAAAGCATCCGTCTGATCTCGGACGCCTGCCTCGCCTTCAACGACAACTGCGCGGTCGGCATCGAGCCGAACGTGGAGAAGATCGAGCACAACCTCAGCATCAACCTGATGCAGGTCACGGCGCTGAACAAGCACATCGGCTACGACAAGGCCGCCGCGATCGCCAAGAAGGCCCACAAGGAGGGCAGCAGCCTGAAGGAGGCCGCGCTCGCCCTGGGCTACGTCACGGAAGACGAGTTCGCGCAGTGGGTCGTGCCGCTGGACATGACGCATAGCTGA
- a CDS encoding GGDEF domain-containing protein, whose translation MSPLSPRPAGPPTWRPPEELRRTLYILAIALGLVVVLFLNVLTYRSGDVNLYVQVVLPVTMIPALISLGWLLRDGPLDVPERLMFFTVNVQVFAQALLEEMQRTAPAGETDLLYWSVVVNVMLGYLIFPNRVAGWYSAGLFGFSAGLPWLGVALRGGVVSPDLPRLQLTVGIVLLFVHALSWYRGQFEAQRSAVRVMEQLAHTDLLTNLPNRRGMYPAVEALLASGGGALLLDLDHFKRVNDTFGHQVGDEVLARAARLLEAQLPPGGRVGRWGGEEFLMTLPGLDAPAAGALAEAVCRAFRTQTMVDVGVVTISAGLTLTRPGDTLPSLVARADEHLYAAKRAGRDGWADRLAADGPGAAGSGPAFPDV comes from the coding sequence ATGTCGCCACTCTCGCCCCGCCCGGCCGGGCCGCCCACCTGGCGTCCTCCGGAGGAGTTGCGGCGGACGCTGTACATCCTGGCGATCGCGCTGGGGCTGGTGGTGGTGCTGTTCCTGAATGTCCTGACGTACCGCTCGGGGGACGTGAACCTGTACGTGCAGGTGGTGCTGCCGGTCACGATGATCCCGGCGCTGATCAGCCTGGGCTGGCTGCTGCGGGACGGGCCGCTGGATGTCCCGGAGCGGCTGATGTTCTTCACGGTGAACGTGCAGGTGTTCGCGCAGGCGCTGCTGGAGGAGATGCAGCGTACGGCCCCGGCGGGCGAGACGGATCTGCTGTACTGGTCGGTGGTGGTGAACGTCATGCTGGGTTACCTGATCTTCCCGAACCGCGTGGCCGGCTGGTACAGCGCGGGGCTCTTCGGGTTCAGCGCGGGGCTGCCCTGGCTGGGCGTGGCGCTGCGGGGGGGCGTGGTGTCGCCGGATCTGCCCCGGCTCCAGCTGACGGTGGGGATCGTGCTGCTGTTCGTGCACGCGCTGTCGTGGTACCGGGGACAGTTCGAGGCGCAGCGCAGCGCCGTGCGGGTCATGGAGCAGCTGGCACATACCGATCTGCTCACGAACCTGCCGAACCGGCGGGGCATGTACCCGGCCGTGGAGGCGCTGCTCGCGTCGGGCGGCGGGGCGCTGCTGCTGGATCTCGATCATTTCAAGCGGGTGAACGACACCTTCGGGCATCAGGTGGGGGACGAGGTGCTGGCGCGGGCGGCCCGGCTGCTGGAAGCGCAGCTGCCCCCGGGGGGCCGGGTGGGCCGCTGGGGGGGCGAGGAGTTCCTGATGACCCTGCCCGGGCTGGACGCCCCGGCGGCGGGGGCGCTGGCCGAGGCGGTGTGCCGCGCGTTCCGCACGCAGACGATGGTGGACGTGGGGGTGGTCACGATCAGTGCGGGGCTGACGCTGACCCGGCCGGGCGATACCCTGCCCAGCCTGGTGGCGCGGGCGGACGAGCACCTGTACGCCGCCAAGCGCGCGGGGCGGGACGGCTGGGCCGATCGGTTGGCGGCGGACGGGCCGGGGGCGGCCGGGTCGGGGCCCGCGTTCCCGGACGTGTGA
- a CDS encoding response regulator transcription factor, with amino-acid sequence MLAQILVVEDDPHLGPLLKDYLSADYQVHHAATLRDAQAWLGTHTAQLILLDLNLPDGDGLDLVQALRQYSSTPVLVLSARSGVQERVAGLNAGADDYLTKPFAMPELDARISALLRRTAAGTGVNLGNTSLSTSSLLLTVNDKNINLTEHEARILELMMRTPERVFSRADIESHLYGWETPNSNSVEVRISQLRKKLEQAGSDLRIRTIRNVGYVLQA; translated from the coding sequence ATGCTGGCTCAGATCCTCGTTGTTGAAGACGACCCCCACCTCGGCCCACTGCTCAAGGATTACCTGTCAGCGGACTATCAGGTGCATCACGCCGCCACCCTGCGCGACGCCCAGGCGTGGCTGGGAACGCACACCGCGCAGCTGATCCTGCTCGACCTGAACCTCCCGGACGGCGACGGCCTAGATCTGGTGCAGGCGCTGCGGCAGTATTCCTCCACGCCGGTGCTGGTGCTCTCAGCACGCAGCGGCGTGCAGGAGCGGGTGGCGGGCCTGAACGCCGGGGCGGACGACTACCTGACCAAGCCGTTCGCGATGCCGGAACTCGACGCGCGCATCTCGGCGCTGCTGCGCCGCACGGCTGCCGGGACCGGCGTGAACCTGGGCAACACCAGCCTGTCCACCAGCAGCCTGCTGCTGACCGTGAACGACAAGAACATCAACCTCACCGAGCACGAGGCGCGGATTCTGGAACTCATGATGCGCACGCCCGAGCGGGTGTTCTCACGGGCGGACATCGAATCGCACCTGTACGGCTGGGAGACCCCGAACAGCAACAGTGTGGAGGTCCGGATCTCGCAGCTGCGCAAGAAGCTGGAGCAGGCGGGCAGTGACCTGCGCATCCGCACGATCCGCAACGTCGGGTACGTGCTCCAGGCCTGA